Genomic DNA from Candidatus Sphingomonas phytovorans:
ATCATGTTCCTGCTCGACGAAGCGGAACAATGGGTCGAAGCGAACCGAAGCCGGGCGAAAAGCGACAAGCGGCTCGAAGGCCTCACCCAGATCAACGCGTTCTTCGAGAACAGCACGCGCACGCTTCTCTCGTTCGAGATCGCCGGCAAGCGCCTGGGTGCCGACGTGGTCAACATGCACGCCGCCCAATCCTCGGTGAAGAAGGGCGAGACGCTGATCGACACCGCGATGACGCTCAACGCGATGCGCGCCGATGTCATCGTCATCCGCCATATGAGCTCGGGCGCGGTGCGGCTGATCGCCGACAAGGTCGATTGCCCGGTGCTCAATGCCGGCGACGGCAGCCACGAACACCCGACCCAGGCGCTGCTCGACGCGCTGACCATCCGCCGCCGCCGCGGGTCGGTCGCCGGCCAGCGAGTCGTCATCTGCGGCGACGTGCTGCACAGCCGGGTCGCCCGTTCCAACATCCTGTCGCTGACGGCGCTCGCCGCCGAGGTGCGGGTCTGCGCCCCCTCGACGCTGATGCCCGCCGCGATCGAGCGGATGGGCGTGACACCTTTCACTGATTTCGACGCGGCGCTCGACGGTGCCGACGTGGTCATGATGCTCCGCCTCCAGACCGAGCGCATGTCGGGTGGCTTCGTCCCCTCGATGCGCGAATATCATATGCGCTACGGCCTGACGCTCGACCGTCTCGCCCGGGCCAGGCCCGATGCGCTGGTCATGCATCCCGGCCCGATGAACCGCGGCGTGGAGATCGATTCGAACGTTGCCGACCATGCCGAGCGATCGGCCATCACGGAGCAGGTCGAGATGGGCGTGGCGGTGCGCATGGCCTGTCTCGACGTGCTGACGCGACGAGCCCGCAAGGTGGAGGGCTGGGCATGATCCGCGCCTTCTCCAACGCCCATCTGGTCGGTGCGCAGCTAGGCGGTCCTGAAACACTGGTGATCGATGCCGAGAAGATCGTCTCGACCGGCGCCGGCACGATACCCGAGGGTGCCGACCTCACCGATTGCGCCACCTTAGGCCGCTCGGTCCTCGTCGCGCCCGCCATCATCGATCTCGGCGTCTTCTCCGTCGACAAGGCGGCGTGCCGCGCCGGCGGCATCGTGCGGGTCGGGCTGATGCCGGATCAGTCGCCGGTGCTCGACGACCCCGGGATCATCCAGCGCGCCGCCGACATGGGCAAGCCCGACATCTGGGTCCATCCGATCGCCGCCGCGACGCGCGGCCTGGCCGGTACTGACCTGGCCGAAATGGCGATAGCCCATGATGCCGGCGCCCGTGCCGTTGCCACCGGCCGTCGCTGGATCGCCGATTCAGGCGTGATGCGCCGCGTGCTCGCCTATGCGCGTGACTGCGACCTCACCGTCATCGCCCATGCCGAGGATGCCGGGCTCGTCGGCTCGGCCGTCGCGACCGAGGGCGAGACCGCGACCCGTCTCGGCCTGCCCTCCGCGCCGGCCACCGCCGAAGCACTGGCGATCGCCCGCGACCTGCTGCTCGCCGAGGAAACCGGCGCCCGCATCCACTTCCGCCAGGTGACGACGTCAGCCGGCTTCGACCTGGTCCGCCGCGCCAAGGCGCGCGGCCTGCCGGTGACCTGCGGCATCACCCCTGCCCATCTGTTCCTGTCCGACAATGCGATGAGCGATTTCCGCACCTTCGCGCATCTTTCCCCCGCGCTCCGCAGCGAAAGCGATCGTCAGGCGGCGCTCGCGGCGGTCGCTGACGGCACGATCGACATCCTCTGCTCGGGCCATGATCCGCGCGGGCCAGAGGAAAAGCGCCTGCCCTTCGCCGATTCCTCCGCGGGCATGGCCGGCGCCGAGACCCTGCTCGCGCTGTCGCTCGGGCTGGTCCGCGATCAGGTGATCGGGATCGACCGGCTGTTCGCCTTGCTCGCCGCCAATCCGGCGAAGATCCTGGGGCTGGATTCAGGCACGCTGACACCGGGCGCGCCCGCCGACTTCATGCTGCTCGACTGGGAAGCGCCGTGGCAGATCGATACTGATCGCATGGTCGCGAAGGCCGGCAACACGCCGTTCGACAAGCTACCGGTGCAAGGCAAGGTGCTTCGCCTGTTCAAGGGCGGCAGTGAACTACGCTAGCGCTCAAGACTGCGGATAGTGTTTCGAAACCGACCCGTGGGCAGCGCAAGATAATGGTTCGCGCGGAGGGCGCGAGGACGCCGAGAAGAAGCTGCGCCCAGCAACTCGGCGGTTTGCGATGGCGAGGGCGCCTCGCAAACGGGGAACTCATCAGCGCAGGCTGATAGAGATCGAAAACGAACTCCGTGTTCTCTGCGCCCTCCGCGCGAACAATTCTCTTCGATTCAACCGCACCAATAACGTGAATGTCGATCCGGCCCAGCTTCAGCCGTCATGCCGGACTGGTTCCGGCATCCACTGTCCCGCACGCTCCTCGCCACCCGGTTTGCGGAACGGCGCCGCCTGGGACAGGTTCGGGGCGACAACTGCATTCACTATACTCGCGCGGACCCGTTCGAGCCGGATCGCGAAGCCGTGTCGCGGCACAACCAGGACACTCTGGATGCAAAGAACGGCGGAAACCAAAAGGCCCCGCCGTTCAGGTCTGGCAATGTAGGACGAGCATCGCCCGCCCGGCGACGAAATCAGCGCGAAGCCATCTGCCGGCCGGCGGGATGTGCCCATAGCGCGACCTGATCGCCGGCATGGGCGCGGACGAAGCAATTGCCGCCCTTGGCCTTGTAGCTGCGGCACAGCGCATCTGCCTCACCGCGGGCGAAACCGCCGACCGAAAGGCGATAGAAAGTGCCCGCCTTCGACGTGATGCTCATGCCCGAAGGCGTCTGCGCGGCGAAGCTCGCATTGCTGCGCGTGACTCGGGTCCAGGCATTCTTGGCCACCGCCGCATTCTCGAATGCGCCGAGCTGGACGAAGAAGCTGCCCTTGGCCGGGGTGCGCGGCGCGGCCGTCGCGCTCGCCACGCGGACCGGGGCTGAAACCTCGGACGCCGGAGCGGGACGCGACACCGGCTCCCTGACACTGGCCGGGAGGTGCTGCACGACTTCCTCGCGCGGGCCAAAGACCACGCTGGCAAAGGCAGGCGCCGGTGTCGAGGCAACCTCGACCGGCGCCGGGGCAGGCGTTGCGCCCGCATCGGGCACCGGCGCGGCGGCGGGAACGGGCGTTCCCATCTCCTGCGCTATCTTGGCGGCATTCTCGGCCTGGCCGGGCATGAACGCATCGACCGGCGCAAGGGCGGCGAGCCCGACACCCGACGTCGCGTTCAGCGCAAGCGCGGTCGGCTGGCCGGGATCGCGCACCGGCGTGACGCCGAGCAGCGAAGCGACCTGGTCATAGGCTGATTTCGGGCGGGCAAAGGTCGCCCATTGAGTCATCCGCTGATCGACCTCGGCCGGCGCCAGATCGACGGCAGCCATCATCCTGGCATCCTGCCAGCGGCCGGCAAGCGCGAGGCTGAGCGCGAAATTCTGCCGGGTCTTGGCGTCGGCCCCCGGGGTACGCACCGCTGCATTCAGCATCTCGACCGCACCGGCGGGGTCACCCGCCAATGCCATGGCCAACCCGCGGTCGCTGACCGGAATGATGTCCTTGTGCGTATCGAGCGTCTGGCGCGCGCCGCTCCAGTCGCCCGTGGCGATCTGGGTCAAGGCGAGGTTGAGCGGCAATTTGCCGTTGCTGGCATCGAGCGTCATCGCATCGGCAAAGGCCTGACGCGCTGAATCGAAACGACCGGCACGGAGATAGCTGTTGGCCAGCAGCACGCGGAAGCTCGTCACCTGCGGGCGGAGGCCCACCGCGGCTTCGGCATGGGCCACTGCCTGCTCGGGCCTGCCGCCGGCGAGCGCCGCCTGCGCCTTGCCGGCTTCGGCGGCTGCCTTGCGCTCGGCGCGCGATTCGTCGCGCGCGCTGGCAAAGGCAATGCCGCCATGCGAGGTGATGCCGGCCAGTGCGCCGCACGCCACCAGCGCGCCGAGCCCAAGAGTGACGATCGCCCGGGTCTTCATCGGAATTCCCCTGTTCAAATCAACGTGTCGCGCGCGGCGGCAGCTGGCGGACCAGCTCTTCCACCTCGGGCAGAGAGTGCAGGAAGCTGTCGAGCGCCTGAGTCACCAGGACCTGGGCCGAACAATTGTGCAGCGCGCTCGCAAGACGAAGGCGCAGATGGCGCTCCTGGTCGAGGCGGAGCGTGAAGGCGGCCTTGCCTTGCTTGGCCAATGTCTCGCGCCCGATACGCGCGGCGGTCGCCGACGAAATGGGGGCTGGCGAGATGGCGGCTGGCGAGACGGGAACCGGCGAAGCAGGAGCCGGCGCAACCGGCGCAGGCTTCGCGGTCCGGACGGCGAGTACCGACATTGGCTCGGGTTGGGACTCTGGCTGGGGCTGGGGCTCGGGCTCGACCTCGGCGGCGGGTTCCGGCTCGAGCTCCATTGCCTCATATGCGGGTTCGGGCTCGTAGCTGTCCTCCGGCTCATCGGCCGGCTCGTACTCGTAGGAAGGCTCAAGC
This window encodes:
- a CDS encoding procyclic acidic repetitive family protein, yielding MTTFGQPKPLASLSSTLLARKGQARPAMRPQGFGGFGAIPGAQDDLGWNDMGHPDGHGAEPAYAPPAAVPPVLRQREALQEEFEAPLPVVRRAIELEPSYEYEPADEPEDSYEPEPAYEAMELEPEPAAEVEPEPQPQPESQPEPMSVLAVRTAKPAPVAPAPASPVPVSPAAISPAPISSATAARIGRETLAKQGKAAFTLRLDQERHLRLRLASALHNCSAQVLVTQALDSFLHSLPEVEELVRQLPPRATR
- a CDS encoding SPOR domain-containing protein, whose amino-acid sequence is MKTRAIVTLGLGALVACGALAGITSHGGIAFASARDESRAERKAAAEAGKAQAALAGGRPEQAVAHAEAAVGLRPQVTSFRVLLANSYLRAGRFDSARQAFADAMTLDASNGKLPLNLALTQIATGDWSGARQTLDTHKDIIPVSDRGLAMALAGDPAGAVEMLNAAVRTPGADAKTRQNFALSLALAGRWQDARMMAAVDLAPAEVDQRMTQWATFARPKSAYDQVASLLGVTPVRDPGQPTALALNATSGVGLAALAPVDAFMPGQAENAAKIAQEMGTPVPAAAPVPDAGATPAPAPVEVASTPAPAFASVVFGPREEVVQHLPASVREPVSRPAPASEVSAPVRVASATAAPRTPAKGSFFVQLGAFENAAVAKNAWTRVTRSNASFAAQTPSGMSITSKAGTFYRLSVGGFARGEADALCRSYKAKGGNCFVRAHAGDQVALWAHPAGRQMASR
- a CDS encoding aspartate carbamoyltransferase catalytic subunit is translated as MPASDHRPATLIQGSAVFPHRHLTGIDGLQPHEIMFLLDEAEQWVEANRSRAKSDKRLEGLTQINAFFENSTRTLLSFEIAGKRLGADVVNMHAAQSSVKKGETLIDTAMTLNAMRADVIVIRHMSSGAVRLIADKVDCPVLNAGDGSHEHPTQALLDALTIRRRRGSVAGQRVVICGDVLHSRVARSNILSLTALAAEVRVCAPSTLMPAAIERMGVTPFTDFDAALDGADVVMMLRLQTERMSGGFVPSMREYHMRYGLTLDRLARARPDALVMHPGPMNRGVEIDSNVADHAERSAITEQVEMGVAVRMACLDVLTRRARKVEGWA
- a CDS encoding dihydroorotase, with the protein product MIRAFSNAHLVGAQLGGPETLVIDAEKIVSTGAGTIPEGADLTDCATLGRSVLVAPAIIDLGVFSVDKAACRAGGIVRVGLMPDQSPVLDDPGIIQRAADMGKPDIWVHPIAAATRGLAGTDLAEMAIAHDAGARAVATGRRWIADSGVMRRVLAYARDCDLTVIAHAEDAGLVGSAVATEGETATRLGLPSAPATAEALAIARDLLLAEETGARIHFRQVTTSAGFDLVRRAKARGLPVTCGITPAHLFLSDNAMSDFRTFAHLSPALRSESDRQAALAAVADGTIDILCSGHDPRGPEEKRLPFADSSAGMAGAETLLALSLGLVRDQVIGIDRLFALLAANPAKILGLDSGTLTPGAPADFMLLDWEAPWQIDTDRMVAKAGNTPFDKLPVQGKVLRLFKGGSELR